The DNA sequence ATCGATTCTAGGTTCTAAGCCATTTTCCCGCCCAGATTGAATGTCAGCACTTCAAGGTTTACAGACAAATCTACATTTCTGAGTTCCACAGTGGGAGGAACATTTAAAACCACAGGTGCAAAATTCAAAATGGCCTGGACTCCGCCTTTAATAAGTTTATCGGCAATTTCTTGGGCCGCAGACGCCGGGACAGTTATTGCCCCGATCTGGATCTGGTTTTGGGCGACGACTTCTTCCATCGTTTCAATCGGCAATACTTCGATATCGTTAATCTTCATCCCAGTTTTTTGGGGATCGTTGTCAAAAATATTGATGATTGAAAATCCGCGTTCTTTAAAACCCTTATACGTACTCAGGGCCAGTCCGAGGTTGCCCAGTCCTACGAGGCAGACGCTCCACTCATTGCTGAGACCCATGATCCGAAGAATATTTTTATGCAAGTCTTTGACATTGTAACCTACTCCACGAATCCCAAACTCCCCAAAATAAGCAAGGTCTTTACGAACCTGAGCAGGACTTACGCCTACTCCTTCAGCAATGTCACCTGAAGAAATTGTTATGATTCCTTTGCGGTCTATCTCTGTCAGATAACGAGAATATACGGAAAGCCGTATAATCGTTGCTTCAGGAATTTTCAAGGTTTTCAAATCCAAATCCCCCATTTCGTCTACTTCAAAGATAAGTTAATTATATCACTACCTAAAGAAAATGCAATTAAACCGAAGGAAATACAAGATATTACTGTTTAATCATGTTTTTTTGACCCTACCCAAAATAATCAGGGATTTTGTTCAAAATACTTGTAAGTAACCCATTTATACTCAGCAAAGACTTGAAGAAGCTGCTGATTATACTTATATTGAAAATTCCCCTGACCATCCAGGGAAGCATTAAGGGCGCTCAAATTATCCTGCAAATGCCTGAAATCTTCCGGATAATCGCTGTCTTTAACATCCTGAATTTTCTCTGCGACATCAGTTTGATCATTGTCTTGTCCAAGACCTGCACATAATGAATTCGCCAGCTCAAGTATTTCCAGAACCGTTTCCGTTTCGCTGCCGCTGACCTTATAGTGCAAAGCAGGATACGTCACTTCCCTGACCCATGAATCAATACCGTTTTCCAATAAGCCCTGGTAATAAAAAAGCGCCTCTTCATCGGAGCCAAAGGCACCCACCGCAACCTGATAAGGCTCCTTACTGATGATCACAGCCTGCCAGCCCTTGTTATGCAAATTCTGCAGCAATGCTTCGGCATTTTCTTTATCCTTATAAACACCGATTTGACAGGTCCAAAGTTTGATTTCCGGCAAATTGAGGATCTCACTGTTTGTTTCTGACGGATTTTCTGAGGTAACGGCGGTCTCTGAGGAAACAAGCCCGACAAACATCTTTCCGGTATACCATACAAACCAACCGACAGCAGATAATCCTAGTATTACCATTATGATTGAAATCAAAACACCTGATCTAAATTTTTTTCCCATCAGGCAACTCCTTCAAATCATTCTATTCCGATCATATGAAGGAGCTGCAATAATTAGTACATGGTAATATGATCAGCGCTTAAATATTGTGCAAATAAAAATAAATTTTAGTTCCATAATATGTTATAATATTTCCTGGAAAAATAAGTATCCCAATAAGGAAGGATATGCCGATATGGAAGAATATTCGATTCTTGCAGTGGATGATCAGGACTTCAATCTTATTTTCCTTAAAAAAACTTTAGCTGAATATCAGTTTCTTTCTGCCAGAAACGGCAGACAAGCCCTGGAATTGCTAAGAAGGTGCTCTCCTGACCTGATCCTGCTGGATATCGTGATGCCGGAAATGGATGGTTATGAAGTTCTCAGACAGCTAAAATACGATGAACGGACCAGGAACATCCCCGTTATTTTCCTGACAAGCCTTGACTCCATTGAAGATGAAGAAAAAGGGTTTAATTTGGGTGCTGTAGATTATATCACCAAGCCTTTTAAGCCAACAATCATTCAGGCCCGGGTCAAGAACACTTTACGGTTCATCCATCAGCAAAAACTCTTGGAAAGAATGTCTCACCTGGATGGTCTTACCGAGATCCCAAACCGGCGATTTTTCGAAGAAAAACTTGCTTCCGAATTTGGCTTTGCAGCCACCAACAAGCGTCCGCTTTCGCTGATCATGATTGATGTTGATTTCTTTAAGAAATTCAACGACCAGCATGGGCACTCCAAAGGCGATGAAGCGCTTGTTAAAGTTGCCCAGATCATCCGCTCATGCTTGAATGAACCTCACGAATTTCTGGCCAGGTATGGCGGAGAGGAATTTGTCGTGATTCTTCCGGATACGGATGCGGCTGCCGGAAGTGAAATCGCCGAAAAAATACGTTACCATGTCAGTATATCCCAACTGTTCAACAATCCCGCCGGCAGCCACGCTGCTCTGACCGTCAGTGTGGGCGGATACAGTATGATACCGGCCAATTACGAATACTGTCACAGCATATTGGAAAAAGCCGATGCCTGCTTGTACCAAGCAAAAAAACACGGCAGAAATTGCGTGAAGTGGGATTATTCTTGATGCGTATAATGATCCAGCAAAAATTTTCTTACCCCGGAGATCATGTACAAGGAGCCGGTGACACAAAGCAGATCACCCGACTTCATTATTTCAAGCCCTTTTCTTACCGCTCCCGCAGGGTCTTCAACCGTCAATACGTTTTCCTGCGTTAGATACTTCTCGGCGATTCTGGCTACATACTCCCAGTCACCAGCCCTTGGGGAATCCGGCTTGGTCACGATGATTTCATCGGCCAGCGGTGCGATAATCTCAACGGCTTTTTCTATTTCTTTGTCCCTGAGCATGCCAAGACAAAGCAACAGCCTGTTTCTTTTCAAAGGTCCGCCGGCGTACTGCTGCAGCGCCTTAGCCAGAGACATCATCCCATCGGCATTATGTGCCCCGTCCAGAAGAACTCTCGGATTCCGCAGCAAGAGTTCCAGCCTGCCCGGCCAGCGGACTGCTTTGAGACCTTCCCTGACAGCACTTTCAGATATATCCAGGGAATACGTTTCAACTAATACTTCACAGACAGCTAGCGCAGCTGCTGCATTGGTAAACTGATGTTCCCCAAGAAGTGCGAGCTCCAGATCCGGATAAGACCAGCACAAGCCTTCATAGCCAAAACGCTGCGAACCATCACCCGGGTGCCGCCAATGTACATCGCGGCCTACCTCAATCATCCTGGATCCTTTTTGGGCAGCCCGTTCCTCGATGACCTTCAGAACTTCCGGCTTGTCCGAGGAAGTGACCACTGGAACGCCATCCTTAATAATGCCGGCCTTTACCCCAGTAATTGCTTGAAGCGTATCTCCAAGATAATCCATATGATCCATGCCAATACTGGTCAGCACAGATATTAAAGGAGTAACGACGTTGGTGGAATCAATTTCACCGCCGAGACCAACCTCCAGAAGGACCAGATCGGGTTGTTTCTCAGCAAAATAACACAGGGCCAGCGCCGTGCAGACTTCAAATTCGGTCGGATGTTCAATCCCGAGACGCTCCATTTCCTCCAGATGGGGTTTTAGCTTATTGATCCCTGAAACCACATCTTCCGGCGAGATCATCTCTCCGTTTATCGTGATTCTTTCCCGGAAATCATGAAGGTGGGGGGATGTAAACATTCCCGCGCGATAACCGGCCTGCGTCATAATCGACTGAAGCATTGCCGTCGTCGATCCTTTCCCGTTGGTGCCGCCGATATGAATCACTTTCAATTTCTTTTCCGGGTGATCCAGACGATCCAGCAAAGCCTTAATCCGCTCCAGTCCGAGGTTAATACCGAACTTTGTCAGATTCTTAATATATTCCAATGTCTTTTCGTATTCCGTCATTATCCTTAATCCTTTGCAGATTTATTCAAGCTCTTCGCTTAAATCGGATAATCTGAGTTTTAGAGAACGCATTCTGACCATGATATCATCCAGTTTCTCTTTTTCCTTTTGAACGACCTCTTCCGGCGCTTTCGAGGTAAACCCTGGGTTGCCGAGCTTGTCTTCCAGCCTTTTCTGTTCCTTGATCATATTTTCAATTTCCTTGCGGACCTTGGCCACTTCTTTGTCCAAATCAAGCAGCCCTTTCAGTGGTATATAAACGGTAACACCAGTAAGAACCGTACTGGCGGACTGCGGCGGCTTATTCTCCATCTGCTGTAAAATTGTGATGTTTTCCGCAACTGCAAGCTGCCGGATATCCGCAAGACCGCTTTGTAGAACCGAGAGCATATCTTTTTCGGGAGCTACGAGCAGGATATCTGCCCTGCGGCCCGGAGCGACACCCATCTCCGCCCGGATATTGCGCACTGCCCGGATAATATCCATCAGGACATTCATCTCTTTTTCAACCTGCTCGTTGCGATATCCTTCAACCTGCGGCCAGGAGCTGAGCATAATCGTCTTTCCTTTGATGGGCAGATGCTGCCAGATCTCCTCAGTTAAGAACGGCATAAACGGGTGAATCAGTCTCATTGTACCTTCCAGCACTTCAAAGAGAATGCGCTGGGCGGTCTGGCGTTCAGACTGGTTTTCTTTCATATAAAGTCGTTTTTTAGTCAGCTCGATGTACCAGTCACAATATTCATTCCAGATAAATTCATAGAGTAGTCTGCCGGCTTCCCCAAGGTCAAAGCGCTCTAAAGCAGCCGTGACATTCTGAACCGTATCTTCATAGCGTGACAGAATCCATTTGTCTGCCAGGGTAAGCTCAGCAGCGTACGGTCCGGCAGGCTGTTCCTTAGCTTCCGATTGGTAGTCCTCCAGATTCATCAGCACAAAACGGGAGGCATTCCAGATTTTGTTCAAAAAGTTTCTGGTGGACTCTAATTTTTCAAAATGGAATCTCAGATCATTACCCGGTGTGTTGCCGGTAATCAGCATAAACCTCAGGGTGTCCGCACCATATTGATTAATGACTTCGATCGGATCGACACCGTTGCCAAGTGATTTGCTCATCTTGCGCCCCTGCGGGTCAAGAATCAACCCGTGAATCATCACCTTGTGGAACGGAACATCTTCCCGGAATTCCAGTCCCATAAAAATCATCCGGGCTACCCAGAAGAAAATAATATCCCTGCCGGTAACCAGAACACTCGTCGGATAAAACTGTTTCAGTTCAGCGGTATTTTCGGGCCATCCCATGGTTGAGAATGGCCAGAGTGCGGAAGAAAACCACGTATCCAGAACATCGGGATCCTGCTGCAGGTGATGGCTTCCGCATTTCGGACATGCCGCCGGATCCTCTTTCACGCAAACTTCATCTCCACAATCCTGACAATACCAAACCGGAATACGATGACCCCACCAGAGCTGCCGCGATATACACCAATCCCGGATATTTTCCAGCCAGCCTGTATAGATCCTGGCAAAACGGTCGGGCACAAACTGCAGATCGCCATCCTGCACGACTTTGATTGCCGGTTCAGCTAATGGCTTCATTTTCACAAACCACTGCCTGCTGACTCGGGGCTCAACCACTGTGGAACAGCGGTAACACTCCCCCACTACATGGGTATGCGGTTCTATCTTAAGCAAAAGGCCAAGCTCTTCCAGATCTTTGACAATCCGGCGGCGTGCTTCGTAACGATCCAGTCCCTGGTATTTGCCGCCATTTTCGTTGATGGTGGCATCGCTGTTCATGATATTAATCTGCTCCAAATTATGGCGGAGCCCCATCTCAAAGTCATTTGGGTCATGCGCAGGCGTAATTTTGACCGCGCCGGTGCCAAATTCCTTCTCGACATATTCATCGGTAATCACCGGAATCTCTCTTTTCACTAAAGGAAGGATCACATTCTTTCCTGCAAGATGCCGGTACCGTTCATCCTCAGGGTGGACGGCAACCGCCACGTCTCCGAGCATCGTTTCCGGACGGGTCGTCGCCACAACAACGCCTTCCCCGCCATCCGCTGCCGGATAACGGATATGCCACAGGTTTCCTTCCCGTTCATTATGCTCGACTTCAATATCCGAAATAGTCGTATGGCACTTGGAGCACCAGTTAACAATATAGTTCCCTCTATAAATCAGGCCTTTGTTGTAAAGGTTGACAAAGACTTCTCTTACAGCCTTGGAACATCCTTCGTCCATGGTAAA is a window from the Dehalobacter sp. DCA genome containing:
- a CDS encoding diguanylate cyclase — translated: MEEYSILAVDDQDFNLIFLKKTLAEYQFLSARNGRQALELLRRCSPDLILLDIVMPEMDGYEVLRQLKYDERTRNIPVIFLTSLDSIEDEEKGFNLGAVDYITKPFKPTIIQARVKNTLRFIHQQKLLERMSHLDGLTEIPNRRFFEEKLASEFGFAATNKRPLSLIMIDVDFFKKFNDQHGHSKGDEALVKVAQIIRSCLNEPHEFLARYGGEEFVVILPDTDAAAGSEIAEKIRYHVSISQLFNNPAGSHAALTVSVGGYSMIPANYEYCHSILEKADACLYQAKKHGRNCVKWDYS
- a CDS encoding SPOR domain-containing protein; this encodes MGKKFRSGVLISIIMVILGLSAVGWFVWYTGKMFVGLVSSETAVTSENPSETNSEILNLPEIKLWTCQIGVYKDKENAEALLQNLHNKGWQAVIISKEPYQVAVGAFGSDEEALFYYQGLLENGIDSWVREVTYPALHYKVSGSETETVLEILELANSLCAGLGQDNDQTDVAEKIQDVKDSDYPEDFRHLQDNLSALNASLDGQGNFQYKYNQQLLQVFAEYKWVTYKYFEQNP
- a CDS encoding redox-sensing transcriptional repressor Rex, producing MKTLKIPEATIIRLSVYSRYLTEIDRKGIITISSGDIAEGVGVSPAQVRKDLAYFGEFGIRGVGYNVKDLHKNILRIMGLSNEWSVCLVGLGNLGLALSTYKGFKERGFSIINIFDNDPQKTGMKINDIEVLPIETMEEVVAQNQIQIGAITVPASAAQEIADKLIKGGVQAILNFAPVVLNVPPTVELRNVDLSVNLEVLTFNLGGKMA
- a CDS encoding bifunctional folylpolyglutamate synthase/dihydrofolate synthase, producing MTEYEKTLEYIKNLTKFGINLGLERIKALLDRLDHPEKKLKVIHIGGTNGKGSTTAMLQSIMTQAGYRAGMFTSPHLHDFRERITINGEMISPEDVVSGINKLKPHLEEMERLGIEHPTEFEVCTALALCYFAEKQPDLVLLEVGLGGEIDSTNVVTPLISVLTSIGMDHMDYLGDTLQAITGVKAGIIKDGVPVVTSSDKPEVLKVIEERAAQKGSRMIEVGRDVHWRHPGDGSQRFGYEGLCWSYPDLELALLGEHQFTNAAAALAVCEVLVETYSLDISESAVREGLKAVRWPGRLELLLRNPRVLLDGAHNADGMMSLAKALQQYAGGPLKRNRLLLCLGMLRDKEIEKAVEIIAPLADEIIVTKPDSPRAGDWEYVARIAEKYLTQENVLTVEDPAGAVRKGLEIMKSGDLLCVTGSLYMISGVRKFLLDHYTHQE
- a CDS encoding valine--tRNA ligase; amino-acid sequence: MSEDQQMAKIYDPGQVEEKWYQYWEQNGFFTPKVEPEQKPFSIVMPPPNVTGSLHLGHAMDNTLQDILARYKRMQGYNTLWLPGTDHAGIATQAKVEEQLAKEGTNRHELGREKFLERVWAWKEQYGGTITRQLRKLGASCDWSRERFTMDEGCSKAVREVFVNLYNKGLIYRGNYIVNWCSKCHTTISDIEVEHNEREGNLWHIRYPAADGGEGVVVATTRPETMLGDVAVAVHPEDERYRHLAGKNVILPLVKREIPVITDEYVEKEFGTGAVKITPAHDPNDFEMGLRHNLEQINIMNSDATINENGGKYQGLDRYEARRRIVKDLEELGLLLKIEPHTHVVGECYRCSTVVEPRVSRQWFVKMKPLAEPAIKVVQDGDLQFVPDRFARIYTGWLENIRDWCISRQLWWGHRIPVWYCQDCGDEVCVKEDPAACPKCGSHHLQQDPDVLDTWFSSALWPFSTMGWPENTAELKQFYPTSVLVTGRDIIFFWVARMIFMGLEFREDVPFHKVMIHGLILDPQGRKMSKSLGNGVDPIEVINQYGADTLRFMLITGNTPGNDLRFHFEKLESTRNFLNKIWNASRFVLMNLEDYQSEAKEQPAGPYAAELTLADKWILSRYEDTVQNVTAALERFDLGEAGRLLYEFIWNEYCDWYIELTKKRLYMKENQSERQTAQRILFEVLEGTMRLIHPFMPFLTEEIWQHLPIKGKTIMLSSWPQVEGYRNEQVEKEMNVLMDIIRAVRNIRAEMGVAPGRRADILLVAPEKDMLSVLQSGLADIRQLAVAENITILQQMENKPPQSASTVLTGVTVYIPLKGLLDLDKEVAKVRKEIENMIKEQKRLEDKLGNPGFTSKAPEEVVQKEKEKLDDIMVRMRSLKLRLSDLSEELE